A single window of bacterium DNA harbors:
- a CDS encoding T9SS type A sorting domain-containing protein, which yields MRALHRRLPLAVPLATWLTALALLSASPLGAAPVPPPRLAGYPAASPPPARALGEAQRARLSALLAGEAAPRERATVRWLGILVAFQDRGFAQEYSEAFDPLNVLGFPDSVVVTPRAIWFANAMARTADYFATVSDGRVELRPTLADGVLTLSGAMAHYGDDEALSWEEGARRLAAETVDSLDATIDFSAYDLVSFIHAGPGQESDLLRNSTDQLWSGYLDFASLREAFADSLPDAPVAGWPGIPTNDGAFVLEHFGIAPELEVEEQLSPPFVLGTLGVNVHQLGSYLGLVSLNDLIEPRGQGAGNFDLMSSGLWNALGFVPGPPSAFNRRLVGWAEAERIEPAAATGAGLARSLPSWEQGAAGSLLQLPISEREYFLIENRNQDADGSGGFTFADANGNHVPDNGESLLDAEFDYFTTQYSASDQTPGSGLFVWRIDEEFVRLTFELDFNLINAYNEHYGVALLEADGYPDLATVSYDENAYGGDFDAFRAAGGVNALAATQTGIDAASLPSTRSAEGADSGWRLSGIGAHGPAMDLTLQWESAGWPRSEERLAERLPLGDPLAADLLADAMDAPEFAFLAAGAGGAADSLFLYVQGRAPSGELAAPARVAAIAGAPAGPLAAGDLDGDGLAELVLLCTDGRLFAWRGTGESLGGAPDAPLVTVGAASTAPLLFDRSALWSPSPRAGEQVVVVVEDLPDDGSLGYSRCRTHVFTGAGVALVIGDSAWDEPLRGLPVGEPALRLTVAPAERGYEHPAPTLAQFALALLDSSEGGSARVLSLATPPAAMAGWPATAELAIAPGSDAAVQLAAGDLDADGVDDLLVEAENQLLLWFPAGRYGGPGEGGVRFACPLVSGDALALLPAALAGDGTLAALAAGAGRLVACGPEGSAFADWLLAPAQSEPDPGFWADPARWLLLRRDDAGRDTPLLATLDGRVFAGRGDLAAGLASQFPGGDLAGSPVLADLDADGLLELRGLSGFTPVLGNTAGEDTLLTGSALRIWQLETDDPVAGGVPWSQGGGDAGRRRRLAAAAPHSPAAGTGRLLEAYAYPNPAGALVTWRVRSAAPERIAIALYDLEGQERLRLSGRTDGYSAWESESSLVGLAPGVYFFTIRAAGGDLVTGRLAILR from the coding sequence TTGCGCGCCTTGCATCGTCGCCTGCCGCTCGCCGTCCCGCTGGCGACCTGGCTGACGGCCCTTGCGCTCCTGTCCGCTTCCCCGCTCGGCGCCGCCCCGGTGCCGCCGCCGCGACTGGCCGGCTACCCGGCGGCGAGCCCGCCGCCAGCGCGAGCGCTCGGCGAGGCTCAGCGCGCGCGCCTGAGCGCTCTGCTCGCGGGGGAGGCCGCGCCGCGGGAGCGGGCCACGGTGCGCTGGCTGGGCATCCTCGTCGCGTTCCAGGATCGCGGCTTCGCCCAGGAGTACAGCGAGGCCTTCGATCCCCTGAACGTGCTGGGTTTCCCGGACTCGGTGGTGGTGACCCCCCGCGCCATCTGGTTCGCCAATGCGATGGCCCGCACGGCCGACTACTTCGCCACGGTCTCGGACGGGCGTGTCGAGCTGCGGCCGACCCTGGCCGACGGCGTGCTCACCCTCTCCGGCGCGATGGCGCACTATGGCGACGATGAAGCGTTGAGCTGGGAGGAGGGCGCCCGGCGCCTCGCCGCCGAGACGGTCGACTCCCTGGACGCGACCATCGACTTCTCCGCCTACGATCTCGTCAGTTTCATCCACGCGGGGCCCGGCCAGGAGTCGGACCTCCTGCGCAACTCGACCGATCAGCTCTGGAGCGGCTATCTCGACTTCGCCTCGCTGCGCGAGGCCTTCGCGGACTCGCTGCCCGACGCGCCGGTCGCGGGCTGGCCCGGCATTCCGACGAACGACGGCGCCTTCGTGCTCGAGCACTTCGGCATTGCGCCCGAACTCGAAGTCGAGGAGCAGCTCAGCCCGCCCTTCGTGCTGGGGACGCTGGGCGTCAACGTGCACCAGCTCGGCAGCTACCTGGGCCTGGTCAGCCTGAACGACCTCATCGAGCCGCGCGGCCAGGGCGCCGGCAACTTCGACCTCATGAGCAGCGGGCTCTGGAACGCGCTCGGCTTCGTGCCCGGGCCGCCCTCGGCCTTCAACCGGCGCCTCGTCGGCTGGGCGGAGGCCGAGCGCATCGAACCCGCGGCGGCCACCGGCGCCGGCCTCGCCCGCAGCCTGCCGAGCTGGGAGCAGGGTGCGGCGGGCAGCCTGCTCCAGCTTCCGATCAGCGAGCGCGAGTACTTCCTCATCGAGAACCGCAACCAGGACGCGGACGGCAGCGGCGGCTTCACCTTCGCCGACGCCAACGGCAATCACGTGCCCGACAACGGCGAGTCCCTGCTGGACGCCGAGTTCGACTACTTCACGACCCAGTACAGCGCGAGCGATCAGACGCCGGGCAGCGGCCTCTTCGTCTGGCGCATCGACGAGGAGTTCGTGCGGCTGACCTTCGAGCTCGACTTCAACCTGATCAACGCCTACAACGAGCACTACGGCGTCGCCCTTCTCGAGGCGGACGGCTACCCCGACCTCGCCACCGTCAGCTACGACGAGAACGCCTACGGCGGCGACTTCGACGCCTTCCGCGCCGCGGGGGGGGTGAACGCGCTCGCCGCGACGCAGACCGGGATCGACGCTGCGAGCCTGCCCTCCACGCGCAGCGCCGAGGGCGCCGATTCGGGCTGGCGCCTGAGCGGCATCGGCGCCCACGGCCCGGCGATGGACCTCACCCTGCAGTGGGAATCGGCGGGCTGGCCGCGCAGCGAGGAGCGCCTGGCCGAGCGCCTGCCGCTGGGCGATCCCCTGGCCGCAGACCTGCTCGCCGATGCCATGGACGCGCCCGAGTTCGCCTTCCTGGCCGCAGGCGCCGGCGGCGCGGCGGACTCCCTCTTCCTCTATGTTCAGGGAAGGGCGCCTAGCGGCGAACTGGCGGCGCCGGCCCGGGTCGCGGCCATCGCCGGCGCGCCGGCCGGTCCCCTGGCGGCGGGGGACCTCGATGGCGACGGCCTCGCCGAGCTGGTGCTCCTGTGCACCGACGGCCGCCTCTTCGCCTGGCGCGGCACCGGCGAGAGCCTGGGCGGCGCGCCAGATGCGCCGCTCGTCACCGTCGGGGCCGCGTCCACTGCACCCCTGCTGTTCGACCGCTCGGCTCTCTGGTCGCCCAGCCCGCGGGCGGGCGAGCAGGTCGTCGTCGTCGTCGAGGATTTGCCCGACGACGGCAGCCTCGGCTACAGCCGCTGCCGGACGCACGTCTTCACGGGCGCCGGCGTGGCGCTGGTCATTGGGGACAGCGCCTGGGACGAGCCCTTGCGTGGGCTGCCCGTCGGCGAGCCGGCGCTCCGGCTCACGGTAGCGCCCGCCGAGCGCGGGTATGAGCATCCAGCGCCGACCCTCGCCCAGTTCGCGCTCGCCCTCCTCGACAGCAGCGAAGGCGGCAGCGCGCGCGTCCTCAGCCTGGCCACGCCCCCCGCGGCGATGGCGGGCTGGCCGGCGACGGCGGAGCTGGCCATCGCCCCCGGCAGCGACGCCGCCGTCCAGCTCGCCGCCGGCGACCTGGACGCCGACGGCGTCGACGACCTGCTGGTGGAGGCCGAGAACCAGCTCCTGCTCTGGTTCCCCGCCGGCCGCTACGGCGGTCCCGGCGAGGGCGGGGTCCGCTTCGCCTGCCCGCTGGTTTCGGGCGATGCCCTCGCCCTGCTGCCGGCGGCCCTCGCTGGCGACGGGACCCTGGCCGCGCTGGCCGCGGGCGCGGGGCGCCTCGTCGCCTGCGGTCCGGAGGGCAGCGCCTTCGCCGACTGGCTGCTCGCGCCCGCGCAGAGCGAGCCCGATCCCGGCTTTTGGGCAGACCCCGCGCGCTGGCTCCTGCTGCGGCGCGATGACGCCGGGCGGGACACGCCGCTGCTCGCGACCCTCGACGGACGGGTCTTCGCGGGACGCGGGGATCTCGCCGCCGGCCTGGCCTCGCAGTTCCCGGGCGGCGACCTGGCCGGCAGTCCGGTCCTCGCGGACCTCGACGCGGACGGCCTGCTCGAACTGCGCGGCCTCAGCGGTTTCACGCCCGTGCTCGGCAACACGGCCGGCGAGGACACGCTGCTCACGGGCAGCGCGCTGCGGATCTGGCAGCTGGAGACGGACGATCCGGTAGCCGGCGGCGTCCCCTGGAGCCAGGGGGGCGGCGACGCCGGGCGTCGGCGGCGCCTCGCCGCAGCCGCGCCGCACAGCCCGGCAGCGGGAACGGGCCGCCTGCTCGAGGCCTACGCCTACCCGAATCCCGCCGGCGCCCTGGTGACCTGGCGCGTGCGCAGCGCGGCGCCCGAGCGCATCGCCATCGCGCTCTACGATCTGGAGGGCCAGGAGCGCTTGCGGCTCAGCGGCCGCACCGACGGCTACAGCGCCTGGGAGAGCGAGAGCTCGCTTGTTGGCCTCGCGCCCGGCGTGTACTTTTTCACCATTCGCGCCGCTGGCGGCGACCTCGTGACGGGGCGCCTGGCCATTCTGCGCTGA